Proteins from one Hydrogenophaga sp. SL48 genomic window:
- a CDS encoding PTS sugar transporter subunit IIA — protein MNRLSVILPAPQVLVAVDATSKKRAFEEAGLLFETLHGLNRALITDSLFARERLGSTGLGHGVAIPHGRIKGLKQPLAAVFQLASPIGFDAPDELPVQLMIFLLVPEAATQKHLEILSEIAELLSDSALREQMKTSTDAGELHTLITGWQSAHAAA, from the coding sequence ATGAACCGACTATCCGTGATTTTGCCCGCTCCGCAGGTGCTGGTTGCTGTGGATGCCACCAGCAAAAAGCGCGCGTTTGAAGAGGCCGGTTTGCTGTTCGAAACGCTGCATGGTCTCAACCGTGCGCTCATCACCGACAGCCTTTTTGCCCGCGAACGGCTCGGCTCCACCGGTCTTGGCCACGGAGTGGCGATTCCGCACGGTCGCATCAAGGGCCTGAAGCAACCCCTGGCCGCTGTGTTCCAGCTCGCCAGCCCGATCGGCTTCGATGCGCCCGACGAACTGCCTGTCCAGCTGATGATCTTCTTGCTGGTGCCAGAAGCCGCGACGCAGAAGCACCTGGAAATCCTCTCCGAAATCGCCGAGCTGCTCAGCGACAGCGCTTTGCGTGAGCAGATGAAAACCTCGACCGATGCGGGCGAGCTGCACACCCTGATCACCGGCTGGCAGTCGGCCCACGCCGCCGCGTGA
- the fur gene encoding ferric iron uptake transcriptional regulator, with the protein MTNIDELKSTGLKATLPRLKILEVFQNAKQRHMTAEDVYRVLLDEHSDIGLATVYRVLMQFEQASLLTRSNFESGKAVFELNEGQHHDHLVCLDCGRVEEFFDPEIEKRQQLIAKTRGFVLQEHALSLYASCSKPDCPHRTSPASQR; encoded by the coding sequence ATGACCAATATCGATGAACTCAAAAGCACCGGGCTGAAGGCCACGCTGCCACGGCTGAAGATCCTTGAGGTGTTCCAGAACGCCAAGCAGCGCCACATGACCGCGGAAGATGTGTACCGGGTGTTGCTGGACGAGCACTCCGACATCGGCCTGGCCACCGTCTACCGTGTGCTGATGCAGTTTGAGCAGGCCAGCCTCCTCACGCGCAGCAACTTCGAATCAGGCAAGGCGGTCTTCGAACTCAACGAAGGCCAGCACCACGATCATTTGGTGTGCCTCGATTGCGGCCGGGTGGAGGAGTTCTTTGATCCCGAGATCGAGAAGCGGCAGCAACTGATCGCCAAAACCCGCGGCTTCGTGCTGCAGGAACACGCGCTGTCCCTTTACGCCAGCTGCAGCAAACCCGACTGTCCGCACCGCACTTCACCGGCGTCACAGCGCTGA
- the holA gene encoding DNA polymerase III subunit delta has product MQVAAPQLAGQLQRGLKSLYTLHGDEPLLIQEAADAIRAVAREQGYTERTVHTVAGAHFDWSEVLASGGSMSLFADKQLIEIRVPSGKPGKDGSQVLQQLAEAARDNDSTLTLVLLPRLDAATQKGAWFAALDSFGVTVKVDPVERQALPAWIAQRLQQQGQRVAAGEEGQRTLQFFADRVEGNLLAAHQEIQKLGLLYPAGELSLEQVENAVLNVARYTPFKLAEAVLGGQVLRVQRMLDGLQAEGEAAVLVHWALSEDIRTLNRIRNAMDAGRPLPMALRENRVWGLKEKLMERALPLIRPAQLAQWLQDAHTVDGIVKGLKQPDWPADPWDALHRMALRVAQACALR; this is encoded by the coding sequence ATGCAGGTGGCCGCCCCGCAGCTGGCCGGGCAATTGCAGCGCGGACTCAAGTCTCTCTACACCCTGCACGGCGACGAGCCGCTGCTGATCCAGGAAGCGGCAGACGCCATCCGCGCCGTGGCGCGCGAGCAGGGCTACACCGAGCGCACCGTGCACACGGTGGCCGGGGCTCACTTTGACTGGAGCGAGGTGCTCGCCAGCGGGGGCTCCATGAGCCTGTTCGCTGACAAACAACTGATCGAAATCCGGGTGCCCTCAGGCAAGCCCGGCAAGGACGGCTCTCAGGTCCTGCAGCAGTTGGCCGAGGCCGCGCGGGACAACGACAGCACGCTCACGCTGGTGCTGCTGCCTCGCCTGGATGCCGCCACGCAGAAGGGCGCCTGGTTTGCTGCGCTCGACAGCTTTGGCGTGACGGTGAAGGTGGACCCGGTCGAGCGCCAGGCGCTGCCGGCCTGGATCGCGCAGCGCCTGCAGCAGCAGGGTCAGCGCGTCGCGGCGGGGGAAGAAGGCCAGCGCACGCTGCAGTTTTTTGCCGACCGCGTCGAGGGCAACCTGCTGGCCGCGCACCAGGAGATCCAGAAGCTCGGGCTGCTGTACCCGGCCGGCGAGCTGTCGCTGGAGCAGGTCGAAAACGCGGTGCTCAACGTGGCCCGCTACACCCCGTTCAAGCTGGCCGAAGCCGTGCTGGGCGGCCAGGTGCTGCGTGTGCAACGCATGCTCGACGGGTTGCAGGCCGAGGGCGAAGCCGCCGTGCTGGTGCACTGGGCGCTGTCCGAAGACATTCGCACGCTCAACCGCATCCGCAACGCGATGGACGCCGGCCGCCCCTTGCCGATGGCCTTGCGCGAAAACCGGGTCTGGGGCTTGAAGGAAAAGCTGATGGAGCGCGCGCTGCCGCTGATCCGGCCCGCCCAGCTGGCCCAGTGGCTGCAGGACGCACACACGGTGGACGGTATCGTCAAGGGCCTCAAGCAGCCCGACTGGCCGGCCGACCCGTGGGACGCGCTGCACCGCATGGCGCTGCGGGTGGCGCAGGCCTGCGCGCTGCGCTGA
- a CDS encoding LPS-assembly lipoprotein LptE, with protein MKPNTPFAPQSSRETPEPSLSGRRVALRALASAGALLATAGLGGCGFALRQAPKFAFESVLVTGFENTQVSRALQQAMVSAGIQVANASKAAQTTPAAVPVQVVLHVARDHHERVVSGQTDSGQVRELTLRVRFRFRLSTVAGKVLIDDTELLLERDISFTETAALAKAAEENTMFHDMEGDIAQQVLRRLAAVKSL; from the coding sequence ATGAAACCCAACACCCCCTTCGCCCCCCAGTCCTCCCGCGAGACGCCGGAGCCTTCCTTGTCCGGGCGGCGCGTGGCGCTGAGGGCGCTGGCCAGCGCGGGTGCGCTGCTCGCGACCGCTGGCCTGGGGGGGTGCGGTTTTGCCTTGCGCCAGGCGCCCAAGTTCGCGTTTGAATCGGTGTTGGTGACCGGGTTCGAGAACACGCAGGTGTCCAGAGCCCTCCAGCAGGCGATGGTGTCCGCCGGCATCCAGGTGGCCAACGCCTCCAAGGCCGCGCAGACCACCCCCGCAGCGGTGCCCGTGCAGGTGGTTTTGCATGTGGCCCGTGACCATCATGAGCGTGTGGTGTCGGGACAGACCGACTCGGGTCAGGTGCGGGAGCTGACGCTGCGCGTGCGTTTCCGCTTCCGTCTGAGCACGGTAGCAGGCAAGGTCCTGATCGACGACACCGAGCTGCTGCTGGAGCGCGACATCAGCTTCACGGAAACCGCCGCGCTGGCCAAGGCGGCGGAAGAGAACACCATGTTCCACGACATGGAAGGCGATATCGCGCAGCAGGTGCTGCGCCGCCTGGCCGCCGTGAAGTCGCTCTGA
- a CDS encoding outer membrane protein assembly factor BamE, giving the protein MITPYRIDILQGNVVTREQAQALQPGQTREQVRGLLGSPLLTSVFHADRWDYVFTFKRQGQAPQQRRLTVFFKGDALERHEADELPSESEFVSSLDSRRKADKVPVLEATEAQLKAFESSNAVPGAAPAPSTATPAASYPPLEAPGATR; this is encoded by the coding sequence TTGATCACGCCCTACCGGATCGACATCCTTCAGGGCAACGTCGTCACGCGCGAGCAAGCCCAGGCCCTGCAACCAGGCCAGACCCGTGAGCAGGTGCGCGGGCTGCTGGGCTCGCCGCTGCTGACCAGCGTGTTCCATGCCGACCGTTGGGACTACGTGTTCACCTTCAAGCGCCAGGGGCAGGCGCCGCAGCAGCGCAGGTTGACTGTGTTCTTCAAGGGGGACGCGCTGGAGCGTCACGAGGCTGACGAACTGCCCAGCGAATCCGAGTTTGTGTCTTCGCTGGACTCCCGCCGCAAGGCCGACAAGGTGCCTGTGCTGGAGGCCACCGAAGCGCAGCTGAAGGCGTTCGAATCAAGCAACGCCGTTCCTGGTGCGGCGCCCGCTCCATCGACCGCCACCCCAGCCGCCAGTTACCCGCCACTGGAAGCCCCCGGAGCCACGCGATGA
- the hprK gene encoding HPr(Ser) kinase/phosphatase — protein sequence MKPTVVSADVLFEDHRDALKWQWVAGLGASERRFDEVAIREARSGADLVGYLNYIHPYRVQVFGEREMAYLTSANEDDNRRRIARIVTLEPPVLIVADAQAVPDALMAMCERAQIPMFATPEPAAFVIDVLRAYLSRHFADRSSMHGVFMDILGMGVMITGESGLGKSELGLELISRGHGLVADDAVDLYRINQTSIEGRCPELLQNLLEVRGIGLLDIKAIFGETAVRRKMRLSLIVHLVRKETMERDYDRMPHEPLYQDVLGVPVRKAVIQVVAGRNIAVLVEAAVRNTILQLRGIDTYQEFVARHRAAMLRGE from the coding sequence GTGAAGCCCACCGTTGTCAGCGCCGACGTTCTCTTTGAGGACCATCGGGATGCCCTGAAGTGGCAGTGGGTGGCTGGGCTCGGGGCCTCTGAACGCCGCTTTGACGAGGTGGCGATCCGGGAGGCGCGGTCCGGTGCCGACCTGGTGGGGTACCTCAACTACATCCACCCTTACCGCGTGCAGGTGTTTGGTGAGCGTGAGATGGCCTACCTCACCAGCGCCAACGAAGACGACAACCGCCGACGCATCGCGCGCATCGTGACGCTGGAACCGCCAGTGCTGATCGTCGCCGACGCTCAGGCCGTGCCCGATGCGCTGATGGCGATGTGCGAACGGGCGCAGATACCGATGTTCGCGACACCCGAGCCGGCGGCATTCGTGATCGACGTGCTGCGGGCCTACCTCTCACGCCATTTCGCCGACCGCTCTTCCATGCACGGCGTGTTCATGGACATCCTCGGCATGGGTGTGATGATCACCGGCGAGTCGGGTCTGGGCAAAAGCGAACTGGGCCTGGAACTGATTTCGCGCGGGCACGGTCTGGTGGCTGACGATGCGGTCGATCTGTACCGCATCAATCAGACCAGCATCGAAGGGCGATGCCCGGAGTTGCTGCAAAACCTGCTGGAGGTGCGTGGCATCGGCTTGCTGGACATCAAGGCCATCTTCGGCGAGACGGCGGTGCGCCGCAAGATGCGGCTCTCGCTCATCGTGCACCTCGTGCGGAAAGAGACCATGGAGCGCGATTACGACCGCATGCCCCACGAGCCGCTGTACCAGGATGTGCTGGGTGTGCCGGTGCGCAAGGCGGTGATCCAGGTGGTTGCTGGTCGCAACATTGCGGTACTGGTGGAGGCGGCTGTGCGCAACACCATCCTGCAGTTGCGCGGGATCGATACCTATCAGGAATTTGTCGCGCGCCATCGCGCGGCGATGCTGCGCGGAGAATGA
- a CDS encoding ExbD/TolR family protein, producing the protein MSFGRLEKPARHEPMSDINVTPLVDVMLVLLVIFIITAPLMSSRLELELPKASEPVAASAEPEAFISISVDPQGQVFWDEQPVDAATLKQRLTQTAQRDPETELQLRADTAVPYGRVVQLIGLAQSVGLSRIGFVADPATGATTAPAPTR; encoded by the coding sequence ATGAGCTTCGGAAGGCTGGAAAAGCCCGCCCGGCACGAACCGATGAGCGACATCAACGTCACGCCGCTGGTCGACGTGATGCTGGTGCTGCTGGTGATCTTCATCATCACGGCCCCACTCATGTCCAGCCGGCTGGAGCTGGAGCTGCCCAAAGCCAGCGAGCCGGTGGCCGCATCGGCAGAGCCCGAGGCGTTCATTTCGATCAGCGTGGACCCCCAGGGGCAGGTGTTCTGGGACGAGCAGCCGGTCGACGCCGCCACCCTGAAGCAGCGCCTGACGCAAACCGCGCAGCGCGACCCGGAGACCGAGCTGCAGTTGCGCGCCGACACGGCCGTGCCCTATGGTCGCGTGGTGCAGCTGATCGGCCTGGCCCAGAGCGTGGGCCTGTCGCGCATCGGTTTTGTGGCCGATCCGGCCACGGGTGCGACCACCGCGCCGGCGCCGACGCGCTGA
- the leuS gene encoding leucine--tRNA ligase → MQEKYAHKDVERAAHAHWNANDAYRVTEVAGKKKFYACSMLPYPSGKLHMGHVRNYTINDMLTRYLRMNGHNVLMPMGWDAFGLPAENAALKNGVPPAKWTYENIAYMKQQMQAMGLAIDWSREVATCDPTYYKWNQWLFLKMLEKGIAYRKTQIVNWDPVDQTVLANEQVIDGKGWRTGATVEKREIPGYYLNITSYADELLDHVQLGNPKATLNGWPDKVRLMQENWIGKSEGVRFAFPHSIQGADGALIGDGRMYVFTTRADTIMGVTFCAVAAEHPLAHHAALTNPALAAFIEECKTGGTTEAELATQEKKGMATGLFVTHPLTGAQVGVWVGNYVLMSYGDGAVMGVPAHDERDFAFALKYDLKIQQVVAVEGEIFSAFAWADWYGDKQRGVCVNSGVLDGLGQKAAVDKVAELLAAQGLGEKKTTFRLRDWGISRQRYWGTPIPIIHCAEHGAVPVPEKDLPVVLPQDCIPDGSGNPLHKHEGFHAGVVCPVCGKPARRETDTMDTFVDSSWYFMRYCDPTNSEKMVAEGADYWMPMDQYIGGIEHAILHLLYARFWTKVMRDLGLVKVDEPFSKLLTQGMVLNHIYSRRTEKGGKDYFWPQDVEHVFDEAGKVIGAKLIKAVESSGVTLPVGTAIDYEGVGTMSKSKNNGVDPQDLIEKYGADTARLYTMFTAPPEATLEWNDAAVEGSYRFLRRVWGFGNKLSATADLGALAASVGTQSLSKAAKALRLEVHTVLKQVDYDYQRMQYNTVVSGAMKMLNALDDFKGDGSAGDNAALAEGFGMLLRCIYPATPHIAHSLWTELGYAAASGELLDAPWPQADEAALQRDEIELMLQINGKLRGSVTVPASADKAAIEAAALASEAFVKQANGAAPKKVVVVPGRLVNVVV, encoded by the coding sequence ATGCAAGAAAAATACGCCCACAAGGATGTCGAGCGCGCCGCGCACGCCCACTGGAACGCCAACGACGCCTACCGCGTGACCGAGGTCGCCGGCAAGAAGAAGTTCTACGCCTGCTCCATGCTGCCCTACCCCAGCGGCAAGCTGCACATGGGCCATGTGCGCAACTACACCATCAACGACATGCTCACGCGTTACCTGCGCATGAACGGTCACAACGTGCTGATGCCCATGGGCTGGGACGCCTTCGGCCTGCCGGCCGAAAACGCGGCGCTGAAGAACGGCGTGCCACCGGCCAAATGGACGTACGAAAACATCGCCTACATGAAGCAGCAGATGCAGGCCATGGGGCTGGCCATCGACTGGAGCCGCGAGGTCGCGACCTGCGACCCGACGTACTACAAATGGAACCAGTGGCTGTTCCTGAAGATGCTGGAGAAGGGCATCGCCTACCGCAAGACCCAGATCGTCAACTGGGACCCGGTGGACCAGACAGTGCTGGCCAACGAGCAGGTGATCGACGGCAAGGGCTGGCGCACCGGCGCCACGGTGGAAAAGCGCGAAATCCCCGGCTATTACCTGAACATCACGTCCTACGCCGACGAGCTGCTCGACCACGTGCAGCTGGGCAACCCCAAGGCGACCCTCAACGGCTGGCCCGACAAGGTGCGCCTGATGCAGGAGAACTGGATCGGCAAGAGCGAGGGCGTGCGCTTTGCCTTCCCGCACTCGATCCAAGGCGCTGACGGCGCGCTGATCGGCGACGGCAGGATGTACGTCTTCACCACGCGCGCCGACACCATCATGGGCGTGACCTTCTGCGCCGTGGCCGCCGAGCACCCGCTGGCCCACCACGCCGCATTGACCAACCCCGCATTGGCGGCGTTCATCGAAGAATGCAAGACCGGCGGCACCACCGAAGCCGAGCTCGCCACGCAGGAAAAGAAGGGCATGGCCACCGGCCTGTTCGTCACGCACCCTCTCACCGGCGCGCAGGTCGGGGTCTGGGTCGGCAACTACGTGCTCATGAGCTACGGCGACGGCGCCGTGATGGGCGTGCCGGCGCACGATGAGCGCGACTTCGCGTTTGCACTGAAGTACGACCTGAAGATCCAGCAGGTGGTGGCCGTGGAAGGCGAGATTTTTTCCGCATTCGCCTGGGCCGACTGGTACGGGGACAAGCAGCGCGGCGTGTGCGTCAACTCCGGCGTGCTCGACGGCTTGGGTCAGAAGGCCGCCGTCGACAAGGTCGCCGAGCTGCTGGCCGCCCAAGGCCTGGGCGAGAAGAAGACCACCTTCCGCCTGCGCGACTGGGGCATCAGCCGCCAACGCTACTGGGGCACGCCCATTCCCATCATCCACTGCGCGGAACACGGCGCGGTGCCGGTGCCTGAAAAAGACCTGCCGGTGGTGCTGCCGCAGGACTGCATCCCCGACGGCTCGGGCAACCCGCTGCACAAACATGAAGGCTTCCATGCTGGCGTGGTGTGCCCGGTGTGTGGCAAGCCCGCGCGGCGCGAGACCGACACCATGGACACCTTCGTGGATTCGTCCTGGTACTTCATGCGTTACTGCGACCCGACCAACAGCGAGAAGATGGTGGCCGAGGGCGCGGACTACTGGATGCCGATGGACCAGTACATCGGTGGCATCGAACACGCCATCCTGCACCTGCTCTACGCGCGCTTCTGGACCAAGGTCATGCGCGACCTCGGCCTCGTGAAGGTGGACGAGCCCTTCAGCAAGCTGCTGACCCAGGGCATGGTGCTCAACCACATCTACTCGCGCCGCACCGAGAAGGGCGGCAAGGACTACTTCTGGCCGCAGGACGTGGAGCACGTGTTCGACGAAGCGGGCAAGGTGATTGGCGCGAAGCTGATCAAGGCGGTGGAGTCCAGCGGGGTCACGCTGCCGGTGGGCACTGCGATCGACTACGAGGGCGTGGGCACCATGTCCAAGTCCAAGAACAACGGCGTCGATCCGCAGGACCTGATCGAGAAGTACGGCGCCGACACCGCGCGCCTGTACACCATGTTCACCGCGCCGCCCGAGGCCACGCTGGAGTGGAACGACGCGGCGGTGGAAGGCAGCTACCGCTTTCTGCGCCGCGTCTGGGGCTTTGGCAACAAGCTCTCGGCCACGGCGGACCTGGGCGCGCTCGCGGCCAGCGTGGGCACGCAGTCGCTGTCCAAGGCGGCCAAGGCGCTGCGCCTGGAGGTGCACACCGTGCTCAAGCAGGTGGACTACGACTACCAGCGCATGCAATACAACACGGTGGTCTCGGGCGCAATGAAGATGCTCAACGCCCTGGACGACTTCAAGGGCGACGGCTCCGCCGGTGACAACGCCGCGCTGGCCGAAGGTTTCGGCATGCTGCTGCGCTGCATCTACCCGGCCACGCCGCACATCGCGCACAGCCTCTGGACCGAGCTCGGCTACGCCGCCGCCTCGGGCGAGCTGCTCGACGCGCCCTGGCCGCAGGCCGACGAGGCCGCGCTGCAGCGCGACGAGATCGAGCTCATGCTGCAGATCAACGGCAAGCTGCGCGGCAGCGTCACCGTGCCGGCCAGCGCCGACAAGGCCGCCATCGAAGCTGCGGCCTTGGCCAGCGAGGCCTTCGTCAAACAGGCCAATGGCGCTGCGCCCAAAAAGGTCGTGGTGGTGCCGGGCCGTCTGGTCAACGTGGTGGTATAA
- a CDS encoding MFS transporter has protein sequence MTHPLLTPRRERWLLLTIAGIQFTHILDFMIMMPLGPQFTRLFGISDAQFGLLVAAYTLAAGVSGLAAATYVDRFDRKHLLLTLYALFALATLACGLAPGYGFLMVARVAAGVFGGVLSALAQTIVADVIPFERRGRAMGIVMSSFSVSTVAGVPLGLFLATHLGWQAPFIGIAVLSGVLALAAAATLLPLNHHLKANDRPSIWRGIGMVLVDRNHQRAFAFSALLMFTGFTVLPYFTIYMQANVGVLPEQIPYIYLCGGVATLFTARLFGRLADRMGKVPTFTMLALGVIVPLLATTLMPRWPLWAVLIVSTGLFVFMSGRMIPGMALVTGAANPALRGTFMALNASVQSAAMGLASFVGGLIISRDAAGLVQHYWVSGLVGVGASLAAMALARRVRVHSSKAGPRPTL, from the coding sequence ATGACACATCCCCTGCTCACCCCACGCCGCGAACGCTGGCTGTTGCTCACCATCGCCGGCATCCAGTTCACCCACATCCTCGACTTCATGATCATGATGCCGCTGGGGCCGCAGTTCACGCGCCTCTTCGGCATCAGCGACGCGCAGTTCGGCCTGCTGGTCGCGGCCTATACCCTGGCCGCCGGCGTGTCGGGCCTGGCCGCCGCCACCTACGTGGACCGGTTCGACCGCAAGCACCTGCTGCTCACCCTGTACGCGCTGTTCGCGCTGGCCACCCTGGCTTGTGGCCTGGCGCCGGGCTATGGGTTTCTGATGGTGGCGCGCGTGGCCGCCGGCGTGTTTGGCGGTGTGCTGTCGGCCCTGGCGCAGACCATCGTCGCCGATGTGATTCCGTTCGAGCGCCGGGGACGTGCCATGGGCATCGTCATGTCGTCGTTCTCGGTGTCTACCGTCGCCGGTGTGCCGCTGGGCCTGTTCCTGGCCACCCACCTGGGCTGGCAGGCGCCCTTCATCGGCATCGCGGTGCTCAGCGGCGTGCTCGCACTGGCTGCGGCCGCGACGCTGCTGCCGCTCAACCACCATTTGAAAGCGAATGACCGGCCCTCGATCTGGAGAGGGATCGGCATGGTGCTGGTCGACCGCAACCACCAGCGTGCCTTCGCTTTTTCCGCGCTGCTGATGTTCACCGGTTTCACCGTGTTGCCCTACTTCACCATCTACATGCAGGCCAATGTGGGCGTGTTGCCGGAGCAGATTCCCTACATCTACCTCTGCGGCGGCGTGGCCACGCTGTTCACGGCGCGGCTGTTTGGCCGCCTGGCCGACCGCATGGGCAAGGTCCCCACCTTCACCATGCTGGCGCTGGGGGTGATCGTGCCGTTGCTGGCCACCACGCTCATGCCCCGGTGGCCGCTGTGGGCGGTGTTGATCGTCTCGACCGGGCTGTTTGTCTTCATGAGCGGCCGGATGATTCCGGGCATGGCGCTGGTCACCGGGGCCGCCAACCCGGCCCTGCGTGGCACCTTCATGGCGCTCAATGCCTCGGTGCAGTCCGCCGCCATGGGGCTGGCGTCGTTCGTCGGCGGGCTGATCATCAGCCGCGACGCGGCCGGTCTGGTGCAGCACTACTGGGTGAGCGGTCTGGTGGGCGTGGGCGCCAGCCTGGCGGCGATGGCTCTGGCGCGGCGTGTGCGCGTGCACAGCTCGAAGGCGGGTCCCCGGCCCACCCTGTGA
- a CDS encoding MotA/TolQ/ExbB proton channel family protein: MGGVWQTIWQGDAVSRSVALLLLAMSVASWVVILWKGWLLRRAVRDVHTSTAAFWQAGYLDEAQQRLNGFDSRRLVLPLLEAARTIEQAAPQTLAAAGDRSQQLTRVLRDALHRVLHRLQYGQVLLATVGSTAPFVGLLGTVWGIYNALTAIGVDGKFRIEQVSGPVGEALVMTAAGLAVAIPAVLAYNVLGRQIGRIEADLEGFARDLRELLVHSEAPR, translated from the coding sequence ATGGGCGGCGTCTGGCAAACCATTTGGCAGGGCGATGCGGTCAGCCGCAGCGTGGCCTTGCTGCTGTTGGCCATGTCGGTCGCGAGCTGGGTGGTGATTCTCTGGAAGGGCTGGCTGCTGCGGCGCGCGGTGCGCGACGTGCACACCTCCACCGCCGCGTTCTGGCAGGCCGGTTACCTGGACGAAGCCCAGCAGCGCCTGAACGGCTTTGACTCCCGCCGTCTGGTGCTGCCGCTGCTGGAGGCCGCCCGCACCATCGAGCAGGCCGCGCCGCAAACCCTGGCCGCCGCCGGCGACCGCTCGCAGCAGCTCACCCGCGTGCTGCGCGACGCTTTGCACCGTGTGTTGCACCGTCTTCAATATGGGCAGGTGCTGCTGGCCACCGTGGGTTCCACGGCCCCGTTCGTGGGCCTGCTGGGCACGGTCTGGGGCATCTACAACGCGCTCACGGCCATCGGTGTGGACGGCAAGTTCCGCATCGAGCAGGTGTCTGGCCCGGTGGGCGAGGCACTGGTCATGACGGCCGCCGGTCTGGCGGTGGCCATTCCCGCCGTGCTGGCCTACAACGTGCTGGGTCGCCAGATCGGTCGCATCGAGGCCGATCTGGAGGGGTTTGCCCGCGATCTGCGCGAGTTGCTCGTGCACAGCGAGGCCCCGAGATGA
- the hpf gene encoding ribosome hibernation-promoting factor, HPF/YfiA family — MNLTISGHHLEVTPALRGYVTTKLERISRHFDQVVDIKVLLTVDNLKEKDMRQKAECNIHVKGKDLFAECANADLYAAVDELADKLDRQVLRYKDKAQDHNHGSAKRLM, encoded by the coding sequence ATGAACCTGACAATCAGCGGTCACCATCTCGAGGTCACCCCCGCCCTGCGCGGATACGTCACGACCAAGCTGGAGCGAATATCACGTCACTTTGACCAGGTGGTCGACATCAAGGTGCTGCTGACGGTGGACAACCTGAAAGAAAAGGACATGCGGCAAAAGGCGGAATGCAACATCCATGTGAAGGGCAAGGACCTGTTTGCCGAATGCGCCAACGCCGACCTCTACGCTGCGGTCGATGAGTTGGCCGACAAGCTGGACCGCCAGGTGCTGCGTTACAAGGACAAAGCCCAGGATCACAACCATGGCTCTGCCAAGCGCCTGATGTGA
- the dapB gene encoding 4-hydroxy-tetrahydrodipicolinate reductase, with translation MSAVLQSPHRVCVAGASGRMGQMLVEAVQGSGDCVLAGALDIAGSPAIGLDAGAFAGRATGVAITADLGAGLSGSQFLIDFTRPEGTMQHLRSCVEHGVKLVIGTTGFSEAQKAEIAEAAQSIAIMMAPNMSVGVNVTMKLLDMAAKALSTGYDIEIIEAHHRHKVDAPSGTALKMGEVIAGALGRDLKDCAVYAREGVTGERDPSSIGFATVRGGDIVGDHTVLFAGIGERIEITHKSSSRSTYAQGSLRAVRFLAGQSHGLHDMFDVLGLR, from the coding sequence ATGAGCGCGGTGCTCCAGAGCCCGCACCGCGTGTGCGTGGCCGGTGCCAGCGGCCGCATGGGCCAGATGCTGGTGGAGGCGGTGCAGGGCAGCGGGGACTGCGTGCTGGCCGGCGCGCTCGACATCGCCGGCAGCCCGGCCATCGGTCTGGACGCGGGAGCGTTTGCGGGTCGTGCCACTGGGGTCGCGATCACGGCCGACCTGGGCGCAGGTCTGTCCGGTAGCCAGTTCCTGATCGACTTCACGCGTCCCGAAGGCACGATGCAGCACCTGCGGTCCTGCGTGGAGCACGGCGTGAAGCTGGTGATCGGCACCACCGGTTTTTCCGAGGCGCAGAAGGCGGAGATCGCCGAGGCCGCCCAATCCATCGCCATCATGATGGCGCCCAACATGAGCGTGGGCGTGAACGTGACGATGAAGTTGCTGGACATGGCGGCCAAGGCGCTGTCCACCGGCTACGACATCGAGATCATCGAGGCGCACCACCGCCACAAGGTGGACGCGCCCAGTGGCACCGCACTGAAGATGGGCGAAGTGATCGCCGGTGCGCTAGGCCGTGACCTGAAAGACTGCGCCGTCTACGCCCGCGAGGGCGTGACCGGCGAGCGCGATCCCTCAAGCATCGGCTTTGCCACCGTGCGCGGCGGCGATATCGTTGGTGACCACACCGTGCTGTTCGCGGGCATCGGCGAGCGCATCGAGATCACCCACAAGTCCAGCAGCCGCTCGACTTACGCCCAGGGCAGCCTGCGCGCGGTGCGCTTCCTGGCCGGGCAGTCACACGGGCTGCACGACATGTTCGACGTGCTCGGCCTGCGCTGA